From one Flavobacterium sp. N502536 genomic stretch:
- a CDS encoding ABC transporter permease, whose translation MNLEYFIAKRLITARDFKSSISAPIIKIAISAIAIGMIMMIVSVATGIGLQKKIRDKVSAFNGQIVISNFDNNNSEVTLVPISKKQEFYPNFKSVPEVSHIQAIATKAGIIRTENSFEGIVFKGVGADYDWKNIEEYLVEGKLPDYTKALNEDVLISRFLANRLHLKVGDSFNTFFIKEEKGKMPNSRRFKIAGIFSSGFQDFDATYIFGDIRHIQRINKWSADQIGAFEVFINDFDAIKTTGEKIYYQTLSNLDTKTIIEKYSYIFDWLQLFDFNIIVILGVMILVATINMVVALLVLILERTQMIGILKALGANNWTVRKVFLYNAFYLIVRGLFWGNLIGIALLLIQQQFGVVSLNPENYYVNQAPVYFNWGYIVLLNLLTVGVCFIVLLIPSYIITKISPVKAIRFD comes from the coding sequence TTGAATTTAGAATATTTCATAGCGAAAAGGCTTATTACGGCCAGGGACTTTAAAAGCAGTATCTCGGCTCCTATCATTAAAATTGCCATTTCGGCTATTGCTATTGGTATGATAATGATGATCGTTTCTGTTGCGACCGGGATAGGTTTGCAGAAAAAAATACGGGATAAAGTTTCTGCTTTTAATGGGCAGATTGTAATCTCAAATTTCGATAATAACAATTCAGAGGTTACACTGGTTCCAATTTCGAAAAAACAAGAGTTTTATCCCAATTTCAAATCGGTTCCTGAAGTCAGTCATATTCAGGCAATCGCCACGAAAGCCGGGATTATCAGAACAGAAAATTCTTTTGAAGGTATCGTTTTTAAAGGGGTTGGGGCAGATTACGACTGGAAGAACATAGAAGAGTATCTTGTGGAAGGGAAATTGCCGGACTATACTAAAGCTTTAAACGAGGATGTTTTGATTTCCAGATTTCTTGCAAACCGGCTTCATCTTAAAGTTGGTGATAGTTTTAATACCTTTTTTATAAAAGAGGAGAAGGGTAAAATGCCTAATAGTCGTAGATTTAAAATCGCTGGAATTTTTAGTTCAGGATTTCAGGATTTTGACGCAACCTATATATTTGGCGATATCAGGCATATTCAGAGGATAAATAAATGGAGTGCTGATCAGATTGGTGCCTTTGAAGTATTTATTAATGACTTTGATGCTATTAAAACAACGGGAGAGAAAATTTACTATCAAACGTTGTCTAATTTAGATACCAAAACAATAATCGAAAAGTACAGTTATATATTCGATTGGTTGCAGCTTTTTGATTTTAATATTATTGTCATATTAGGGGTAATGATATTGGTTGCTACTATTAATATGGTTGTGGCCCTATTGGTCTTGATTCTTGAGCGGACACAAATGATTGGAATTCTAAAAGCATTGGGGGCAAATAACTGGACGGTGCGAAAAGTGTTTTTGTATAATGCGTTCTATCTGATTGTTCGGGGTTTGTTTTGGGGTAATCTAATTGGTATTGCTTTGTTGTTGATTCAGCAGCAGTTTGGAGTAGTTAGTTTGAATCCGGAAAACTACTATGTAAATCAGGCGCCGGTCTATTTTAATTGGGGGTACATTGTTTTGTTGAATTTGCTTACTGTTGGAGTATGTTTTATAGTATTGTTGATTCCTTCCTATATAATCACAAAGATCTCTCCTGTTAAAGCCATCCGTTTCGACTAA
- a CDS encoding YkgJ family cysteine cluster protein: protein MKQILNNLNKLAKDKHIENKKYFDKLKKKQPKNLDYVMQDLHDAEFRKTDCLQCANCCKTTGPLFTLADIERISKSFRQKPQQFIEQYLRIDEDKDYVLKSVPCTFLDSENYCMIYDVRPKACREFPHTDRKKFHQIADLTLKNVAICPAAYNIVEEMKKKLPL, encoded by the coding sequence TTGAAGCAAATTTTAAATAACTTAAATAAGTTAGCCAAAGATAAGCATATCGAAAACAAAAAGTATTTTGATAAGCTTAAAAAGAAACAACCAAAGAATTTGGATTACGTGATGCAGGATTTGCATGATGCTGAATTTAGGAAAACAGATTGTTTGCAATGTGCCAATTGCTGTAAAACAACCGGGCCTTTATTTACTTTGGCTGATATCGAAAGAATTTCAAAATCATTCAGGCAAAAACCACAGCAATTCATTGAGCAGTATCTCCGAATTGATGAGGATAAGGATTATGTGTTAAAAAGTGTTCCCTGTACTTTTTTGGACAGTGAAAATTATTGTATGATTTACGATGTTCGTCCAAAAGCATGCAGAGAGTTTCCGCATACCGATCGCAAAAAGTTTCATCAGATCGCCGACTTAACCTTAAAAAATGTCGCGATTTGCCCTGCTGCATATAATATAGTAGAAGAAATGAAAAAGAAACTTCCTTTGTAA
- a CDS encoding class I SAM-dependent methyltransferase — protein MKDLFGKAMYDFQTNNSPEDIITETSISEEDEMSVDYLFRSYNEMPKLEQKALQLAFGKTLDVGCGAGSHSLSLQKDRNLDVTAIDISPKAIETCKLRGVQNAKVQNILDFDEGKFDTIILLMNGVGIFGKLNNCNQYLSKLKSLLNPGGQILLDSSDIIYMFDEDEDGGKWIPSSNDYYGELVFNISYKGDKEEPFDWLYLDYNTLQNAANANGLKCELILEGDHYDYLAKLSL, from the coding sequence ATGAAAGATCTTTTCGGGAAAGCTATGTATGATTTCCAAACCAATAATTCACCAGAGGATATTATTACTGAAACTTCAATTTCTGAAGAAGATGAGATGAGTGTGGATTATTTATTTCGTTCGTATAACGAAATGCCTAAACTCGAACAAAAAGCATTACAATTGGCATTCGGAAAAACTTTAGATGTAGGCTGCGGAGCGGGAAGTCACAGTTTGTCTTTACAAAAGGATCGCAATCTGGACGTTACAGCAATTGACATTTCACCAAAAGCAATTGAAACCTGCAAGCTGCGCGGGGTACAAAACGCCAAGGTTCAAAATATTCTAGATTTTGACGAAGGAAAGTTCGATACTATCATTTTATTAATGAATGGCGTTGGAATTTTTGGCAAATTAAACAACTGCAACCAATATTTATCCAAACTTAAGTCATTATTGAACCCCGGAGGACAAATATTACTTGACAGCTCAGACATTATTTACATGTTTGACGAAGATGAAGATGGAGGAAAATGGATTCCATCAAGTAATGATTATTATGGGGAGCTTGTTTTCAACATTTCATACAAAGGAGACAAAGAAGAACCTTTCGACTGGTTGTACCTGGACTACAACACCCTTCAAAATGCTGCTAATGCCAACGGATTAAAATGCGAATTGATCCTTGAAGGCGATCATTATGATTATCTGGCTAAACTTTCTTTATAA
- a CDS encoding YfiT family bacillithiol transferase, with the protein MNETDLEKLKYPIGKFQAPKDYNAEYISTNIAIIESFPHKLKKETIDLTEEQLDTPYRPDGWTIRQVIHHCAESHMNCFIRLKWALTENNPVIKAYDEKLWSELPDNLTMPIEPTLQLLEGLHFRIAYILKNLSEADLDRSFIHPENNSEYLLKQIIGMYAWHSNHHLAHITSLKKSRNWD; encoded by the coding sequence ATGAACGAAACAGATTTAGAAAAACTAAAATATCCCATTGGAAAATTTCAAGCTCCAAAAGATTACAATGCTGAATATATTTCCACTAATATCGCCATCATCGAATCGTTTCCACATAAATTAAAAAAAGAAACTATTGATTTGACCGAAGAACAGCTCGACACTCCCTATCGTCCTGACGGATGGACCATTCGACAGGTAATTCATCATTGTGCCGAAAGTCATATGAACTGTTTTATCCGATTAAAATGGGCTTTAACAGAAAACAATCCGGTAATAAAGGCTTATGATGAAAAATTATGGTCGGAGCTTCCGGATAATCTGACCATGCCGATCGAACCAACCTTACAGTTATTGGAAGGATTACACTTCAGAATAGCCTATATCCTAAAAAATCTAAGCGAGGCAGATTTGGACAGATCGTTTATTCATCCTGAAAATAATTCCGAATATTTATTAAAACAAATTATTGGAATGTATGCCTGGCACAGCAACCACCATCTGGCCCATATCACCTCTTTAAAAAAGAGCAGAAACTGGGATTAG
- a CDS encoding 7-carboxy-7-deazaguanine synthase QueE, giving the protein MLSKEIQLEVNKGAMLPLMEEFYTIQGEGFHTGTAAYFIRIGGCDVGCHWCDVKESWNAELHPPTSIDLIVNNASSQADTVVITGGEPLTWDMSLLTQKLKDKNMKVHIETSGAYPLSGTWDWICLSPKKNKLPTQTVYDNAHELKVIIYNKHDFIFAEEQAELVNDNAILFLQPEWSKKEEMTPLIVDYVMNNPKWRVSLQTHKYLNIP; this is encoded by the coding sequence ATGTTATCAAAAGAAATACAATTAGAAGTTAATAAAGGAGCCATGTTGCCTTTGATGGAAGAATTTTATACCATTCAGGGAGAAGGTTTTCATACCGGAACAGCAGCTTACTTTATACGAATTGGAGGCTGTGATGTTGGTTGTCACTGGTGTGATGTGAAGGAAAGTTGGAATGCTGAGTTACATCCGCCAACAAGTATTGATTTAATTGTAAATAATGCATCAAGTCAGGCCGACACTGTTGTGATTACTGGTGGTGAGCCGTTAACGTGGGATATGAGTTTGTTGACTCAGAAGTTGAAGGATAAAAATATGAAAGTTCATATCGAGACTTCAGGAGCTTATCCGTTATCGGGTACTTGGGATTGGATTTGTCTTTCGCCTAAAAAGAATAAACTGCCTACTCAAACCGTATATGATAATGCACATGAGTTAAAAGTGATTATTTACAACAAACACGATTTTATTTTTGCAGAAGAGCAGGCCGAGTTGGTAAATGATAATGCCATATTGTTTCTTCAGCCGGAATGGAGTAAAAAAGAAGAAATGACGCCTCTGATTGTTGATTATGTAATGAACAATCCAAAATGGAGAGTTTCGCTTCAAACGCATAAATATTTAAATATTCCTTAA
- a CDS encoding tetratricopeptide repeat protein produces MNKFKIFSLALVASATVVKAQDIKEAKKAIDAEQFQKAKSLLKSIIKAKPSDGEANFVLGNVYLNQAIIDSAKIYFANGLQASDKKNLSYIGLGQLDLDAKNATAAQANFGLAIKDMKRKDVEEFIYIGRAYMNSTSPDYVNAVANLKRALAIDPQNATALLAIGDAYYGANNQNDAYKAYRDAFAADPTLLRAKMQLGVLLKGAKSYDEAIKSFNEVIALNANYGPVYRELAETYYKWGRNKPSTSKVNMQNAITNYEKYLSLTDYSLDSKMRHADFLILVKDYKSLETVANKMIAEDKVNPRIFRYLGYAAYENGNVDVAIKSIEDYIKVPSNKVIGRDYLYLGLSKIKKGTTAEGAVDQSSFDAGVADIKKAIELEPLVVEELGDLGKALFGKKQFAQAAAILEFGTTNKESKNYLDDNIYYGIALYYANANKTNGAADAVALGKAEAAFDRILEASPSYSEAYLYKGRINNLLEKDDLIIKNYEEYIASITAKGAEELAKPATVKKLVEAYNSIGASYANTDKVKAVEYFNKTLALDPANAYASQSVKALK; encoded by the coding sequence ATGAATAAATTTAAAATTTTTAGTCTTGCCTTAGTTGCTTCAGCTACTGTAGTAAAAGCGCAAGATATCAAAGAAGCTAAAAAGGCAATCGACGCTGAGCAATTTCAAAAAGCAAAATCATTGCTAAAATCAATCATCAAAGCAAAACCATCTGATGGAGAAGCTAATTTTGTTTTAGGTAATGTATATTTAAATCAGGCAATTATTGATTCTGCTAAAATTTATTTTGCAAATGGTTTACAGGCATCAGATAAGAAAAACTTAAGTTATATTGGATTAGGTCAATTGGATCTTGATGCTAAAAATGCTACTGCTGCTCAGGCAAATTTTGGTTTGGCGATAAAAGATATGAAACGTAAAGATGTAGAGGAGTTTATCTACATCGGTAGAGCCTATATGAATTCTACTTCACCAGACTATGTTAATGCAGTTGCAAATTTAAAACGTGCTTTGGCAATTGATCCTCAAAATGCAACAGCACTTTTGGCTATTGGTGATGCATACTATGGAGCAAACAATCAAAACGATGCTTACAAAGCATACCGTGATGCGTTTGCTGCAGATCCAACACTTTTAAGAGCTAAAATGCAATTAGGAGTTTTGTTAAAAGGAGCTAAATCTTACGATGAGGCTATCAAATCTTTTAACGAAGTAATTGCTTTAAATGCTAATTATGGTCCTGTTTACAGAGAATTGGCGGAGACTTATTACAAATGGGGAAGAAATAAACCATCTACTTCTAAAGTAAACATGCAAAATGCAATTACGAACTACGAGAAATACTTAAGTCTAACTGATTACTCTTTAGATTCTAAAATGCGTCACGCTGATTTCTTAATCCTGGTTAAAGATTATAAGAGCTTAGAGACTGTTGCAAACAAAATGATTGCAGAAGATAAAGTAAATCCAAGAATTTTCAGATACTTAGGTTATGCTGCTTACGAAAATGGAAATGTAGATGTTGCGATCAAATCGATTGAAGATTACATCAAAGTACCTTCAAACAAAGTAATTGGTAGAGATTATTTGTATTTAGGTTTGTCTAAAATTAAAAAAGGAACTACTGCAGAGGGAGCTGTAGATCAGTCTTCTTTTGATGCTGGTGTTGCAGATATCAAAAAAGCAATCGAATTAGAGCCTTTAGTAGTTGAAGAACTTGGTGATTTAGGAAAAGCTTTGTTTGGAAAAAAACAATTTGCTCAGGCAGCTGCTATTTTAGAGTTTGGAACAACAAACAAAGAGTCTAAAAACTACTTAGATGATAATATTTATTACGGTATTGCCCTTTATTATGCTAACGCAAATAAAACGAATGGTGCTGCAGATGCTGTTGCTTTAGGAAAAGCTGAAGCTGCTTTTGACAGAATCTTAGAAGCTTCTCCATCTTACAGTGAAGCTTACTTGTACAAAGGAAGAATCAACAACTTGTTGGAGAAAGATGATTTGATCATTAAAAACTACGAAGAATACATTGCAAGTATCACTGCTAAAGGTGCTGAAGAATTAGCTAAGCCTGCTACAGTGAAAAAATTAGTGGAAGCTTACAATAGTATTGGTGCTAGTTATGCGAATACTGATAAAGTAAAAGCAGTTGAATATTTCAATAAAACTTTAGCTTTAGATCCTGCTAATGCTTATGCATCACAATCTGTAAAAGCTTTAAAATAA
- a CDS encoding PstS family phosphate ABC transporter substrate-binding protein — MLKYSKIAGLVVFVFLFAMCNQKSKNESDKETILKGSMDITVDETIKPIVDDQVAVFEGTYYGAKIAVKPKSEAELINDLLNQKAKVVVTTRDLTKEELAKFEKSKINPRVTPFASDAIAFISNKGNNDTLIALKTVIDFMQGKPDPRIKGLVFDNPNSSTVRYMKELAKVKDIPAKGVFSFKTNDEVIKFVSENDGMIGVVGVNWLSQPSANMADVVKKINVLSVKGLNSNQYYSPTQNDLAEVKYPLARDLFIINCQGYSGLGMGFASFIAGDIGQRIVLKSGLLPIRTPGRKLKIRNQILKDKE; from the coding sequence ATGTTAAAGTATAGTAAAATTGCAGGCTTAGTTGTTTTTGTTTTTTTGTTTGCCATGTGTAACCAAAAAAGCAAAAATGAAAGCGATAAAGAAACAATTTTAAAAGGATCGATGGATATTACTGTCGATGAAACTATAAAGCCTATCGTTGATGATCAGGTAGCTGTTTTTGAAGGAACCTATTACGGTGCTAAAATAGCGGTTAAGCCTAAATCGGAAGCTGAGCTTATAAATGATTTATTGAATCAGAAAGCAAAGGTGGTTGTTACAACGAGAGATTTGACTAAGGAAGAATTGGCTAAATTTGAAAAAAGTAAAATAAACCCTCGAGTTACGCCTTTTGCAAGTGATGCAATTGCTTTTATTTCAAACAAAGGCAATAATGATACATTAATTGCGTTGAAAACGGTAATCGATTTTATGCAGGGTAAGCCTGATCCAAGAATTAAAGGACTGGTGTTTGATAATCCAAATTCAAGTACCGTGCGTTATATGAAGGAACTGGCCAAAGTTAAAGACATTCCGGCAAAAGGAGTGTTTTCCTTTAAAACAAACGACGAGGTTATCAAGTTTGTATCTGAAAACGACGGCATGATTGGGGTTGTAGGGGTGAATTGGCTTTCTCAGCCTTCAGCAAACATGGCAGATGTAGTGAAGAAAATCAATGTGTTGAGCGTAAAAGGATTAAATAGTAATCAATATTACAGCCCAACTCAAAATGACCTTGCTGAAGTAAAATACCCTTTGGCACGTGATTTGTTTATCATTAATTGCCAGGGTTATTCTGGTTTGGGAATGGGGTTTGCATCCTTTATTGCCGGTGATATTGGACAAAGGATTGTTCTGAAATCGGGTTTGTTACCGATTAGAACACCTGGAAGAAAACTTAAAATAAGGAATCAAATATTAAAAGATAAAGAATAA
- a CDS encoding energy transducer TonB, with translation MKLDIIKNQWLDIVFEGRNKIYGAYELRKSNGKTTVKSLIIGSVIFSFAVAAPLIASFLPDSSEEDVNNDIKIATVKLPPKKEEVKPNQPPPPPPPPKVDQVKFVKPVVAKANEVTEDPPKIEELKDKKVGNETIKGDPDAVLTVDEPVGKGPVTEIIQEDNNVYNTAGIEVKPDFPGGIEKFYKFVGNNYKTPEEEGLKGKVYVTFVVEKDGSLTDIKVLRDIGYGTGAEAIRVLKKCPKWTPGEQNGKKVRVLYSLPITIQSAE, from the coding sequence ATGAAATTAGATATAATCAAAAATCAATGGCTTGATATCGTATTCGAAGGGCGTAATAAGATATATGGTGCATATGAGTTAAGAAAATCGAACGGTAAGACGACTGTAAAGTCGCTTATTATTGGATCGGTTATTTTTAGCTTTGCTGTTGCAGCTCCTCTTATTGCAAGCTTTTTACCAGATTCTAGTGAAGAAGATGTGAATAATGATATCAAAATTGCTACAGTAAAATTACCTCCTAAAAAAGAGGAAGTAAAGCCAAATCAACCACCACCACCACCGCCACCACCAAAAGTGGATCAGGTGAAGTTTGTGAAGCCGGTTGTTGCTAAGGCAAATGAAGTTACTGAAGATCCTCCGAAAATTGAGGAACTTAAAGATAAAAAAGTAGGTAACGAAACCATCAAAGGAGATCCGGACGCAGTTTTAACTGTTGATGAGCCAGTTGGTAAAGGACCAGTTACAGAGATCATTCAGGAAGATAACAATGTTTATAATACTGCAGGTATCGAAGTAAAACCAGATTTCCCTGGAGGAATTGAGAAATTCTACAAATTCGTAGGAAACAATTACAAGACTCCGGAAGAAGAAGGTTTAAAAGGTAAAGTTTATGTTACTTTTGTAGTTGAAAAAGACGGTTCATTAACCGACATTAAAGTTTTAAGGGATATCGGTTACGGTACAGGAGCAGAAGCAATTCGTGTTCTTAAAAAATGTCCAAAATGGACTCCTGGCGAGCAAAATGGTAAAAAAGTTAGGGTACTTTACTCTCTGCCTATTACTATTCAATCTGCAGAATAA